Proteins encoded together in one Streptomyces umbrinus window:
- a CDS encoding AfsR/SARP family transcriptional regulator — protein MGEGTPRGLRESGSAEAEGASDGLRFELLGPLRALRDGVEIPLGPPKQRAVLAVLLLQEGRSISYDALVEAVWGGAPPLHVRNLVQKYVSGLRRALGGAAELVWTGSGYRLTGADADDLRERRRWVDEALAARDAGELRRAGELVERAEELWRGEFAEGLQAPYLAAERLRWAEKRLTVLEARLAGEIELGRSFEYVHELVRLVAAHPLRERLVELLMLALYRTGRSSDALTAYEAARQRLAEALGADPGPPLRSLHARILRQDPALLPRPPVPVS, from the coding sequence ATGGGTGAGGGGACACCGAGGGGCTTGCGCGAGAGCGGTTCGGCCGAGGCCGAGGGGGCGTCCGACGGCCTGCGCTTCGAACTGCTCGGCCCGCTCAGGGCATTGCGCGACGGCGTCGAGATACCGCTCGGCCCGCCGAAGCAGCGCGCCGTACTCGCCGTACTGCTCCTCCAGGAGGGGCGCTCCATCTCGTACGACGCCCTGGTCGAGGCCGTGTGGGGAGGGGCCCCGCCCCTGCATGTACGCAACCTCGTGCAGAAGTACGTCTCCGGGCTGCGCCGAGCCCTGGGCGGCGCCGCGGAGTTGGTGTGGACGGGCAGCGGCTACCGGCTCACCGGCGCGGACGCCGACGACCTGCGCGAGCGTCGGCGGTGGGTGGACGAGGCACTCGCGGCGCGCGACGCGGGTGAGCTGCGGCGAGCCGGCGAACTGGTCGAGCGCGCCGAGGAGTTGTGGCGCGGCGAGTTCGCCGAGGGGCTGCAGGCGCCCTATCTGGCGGCGGAACGGCTGCGCTGGGCCGAGAAGCGACTCACGGTGCTGGAGGCCCGGCTGGCCGGCGAGATCGAACTCGGCAGGTCCTTCGAGTACGTCCATGAGCTGGTCCGGCTCGTAGCCGCTCACCCGCTGCGGGAACGGCTCGTGGAGCTGCTGATGCTCGCGCTGTACCGGACGGGCCGCTCCTCGGACGCGCTGACCGCCTACGAGGCCGCACGGCAGCGGCTCGCCGAGGCGCTGGGCGCGGACCCGGGGCCGCCGCTCCGGTCACTGCACGCGCGGATCCTCCGTCAGGATCCCGCCCTGCTGCCCCGGCCGCCCGTGCCGGTGTCCTGA
- a CDS encoding NUDIX hydrolase, with product MIVWINGAFGAGKTTTARELIDLIPNSTLFDPELIGAGLTRLLPAKRLAEVGDFQDLPIWRRLVVDTAAAMLAELGGVLVVPMTLLRQDYRDEIFGGLASRRIAVRHVLLAPAETILRERIADREVPPDLPDGEIRVRQWSYDHIEPYHAALAGWLTADAHPVDTSALTPYEAAVRIAGAVSGGTVPVCDIVQTPEPTSETVAAGVLLFDEQDRVLLVDPTYKAGWEFPGGVVESGEAPARAGIREVAEETGIQLVDVPSLLVVDWEPPVPPAYGGLRLLYDGGRLDGDEARRMLLPGPELRAWRFVTEEEAAGLLPPVRYERLRWALRARERGAALYLEAGVPKG from the coding sequence GTGATCGTTTGGATCAACGGTGCGTTCGGTGCGGGGAAGACCACCACCGCACGGGAACTGATCGACCTGATCCCGAACAGCACACTCTTCGACCCCGAGCTCATCGGCGCCGGGCTGACGCGGCTCCTGCCCGCCAAGCGCCTCGCCGAGGTCGGCGACTTCCAGGACCTGCCGATCTGGCGACGGCTCGTGGTCGACACCGCGGCCGCGATGCTCGCCGAGCTCGGGGGCGTACTCGTGGTCCCCATGACGCTGCTCCGCCAGGACTACCGTGACGAGATTTTCGGCGGACTCGCATCCCGCAGGATCGCGGTACGCCATGTGCTTCTCGCCCCGGCGGAAACGATCCTGCGCGAGCGAATAGCCGACCGGGAGGTCCCGCCGGACCTCCCCGACGGGGAGATACGGGTGCGGCAGTGGTCGTACGACCACATCGAGCCGTACCACGCCGCCCTCGCCGGCTGGCTCACCGCCGACGCCCACCCGGTCGACACCAGCGCGCTCACCCCGTACGAGGCCGCCGTGCGCATCGCCGGGGCCGTGAGCGGCGGAACCGTCCCCGTCTGCGACATCGTGCAGACCCCCGAGCCCACCTCGGAGACCGTCGCCGCGGGCGTACTCCTCTTCGACGAGCAGGACCGGGTGCTGCTCGTCGACCCGACCTACAAGGCCGGCTGGGAGTTCCCGGGCGGCGTCGTCGAATCCGGCGAGGCGCCCGCGCGCGCGGGCATCCGCGAGGTCGCCGAGGAGACGGGCATCCAACTCGTCGACGTACCCAGCCTGTTGGTCGTCGACTGGGAGCCACCGGTACCTCCCGCCTACGGCGGACTGCGTCTCCTCTACGACGGCGGCCGGCTCGACGGCGACGAGGCCCGGCGGATGCTGCTGCCGGGCCCCGAACTGCGCGCCTGGCGCTTCGTCACCGAGGAGGAGGCGGCCGGACTGCTGCCGCCCGTCCGCTACGAGCGCCTGCGCTGGGCACTACGCGCACGGGAGCGGGGAGCCGCGCTGTACCTGGAGGCCGGGGTGCCCAAGGGGTAG
- a CDS encoding dipeptidase gives MSSNPVAETVASLMPRAKAELTELVAFKSVADFDQFPRSESEGAANWVADALRAEGFQDVALLDTPDGTQSVYGSLPGPEGAKTVLLYAHYDVQPPLDETGWATPPFELTERDGRWYGRGSADCKGGLVMHLLALRALKANGGVPVNVKVIAEGSEEQGTGGLERYAEEHPELLAADTIIIGDAGNFRVGVPTVTTALRGMTLVRVRVDTLEGNLHSGQFGGAAPDALGALIRVLDSLRAEDGSTTVDGLTGTSRWDGLQYDEAQFRKDAKVLDGVELIGSGTVADRIWARPAVTVLGIDCPPVVGATPSVQAGARALVSLRVPPGVDTVEATKLLQAHLEAHTPWGARVQLEQIGQGQPFRADTTSPAYAAMAQAMSVAYDGAEMQYAGQGGSIPLCNTLASLYPQAEILLIGLSEPEAQIHAVNESVSPEELERLSVAEALFLRNYAAN, from the coding sequence ATGTCGTCGAATCCGGTCGCCGAGACCGTCGCCTCGTTGATGCCGCGGGCGAAGGCGGAGCTCACCGAGCTGGTGGCCTTCAAGTCGGTGGCGGACTTCGACCAGTTCCCCAGGAGCGAGAGCGAGGGCGCCGCGAACTGGGTGGCCGACGCACTGCGCGCCGAGGGCTTCCAGGACGTCGCGCTGCTCGACACCCCCGACGGCACACAGTCGGTGTACGGCAGCCTGCCTGGCCCCGAGGGCGCGAAGACCGTCCTCCTGTACGCGCACTACGACGTGCAGCCGCCGCTCGACGAGACCGGCTGGGCGACCCCGCCGTTCGAGCTGACGGAGCGGGACGGCCGCTGGTACGGGCGCGGGTCCGCCGACTGCAAGGGCGGCCTGGTCATGCACCTGCTGGCGCTGCGCGCGCTCAAGGCCAACGGCGGGGTCCCGGTCAACGTCAAGGTGATCGCGGAGGGTTCCGAGGAGCAGGGCACGGGCGGCCTTGAGCGGTACGCCGAGGAGCATCCCGAGCTGCTGGCCGCCGACACGATCATCATCGGCGACGCGGGCAACTTCCGGGTCGGCGTCCCCACGGTGACGACCGCGCTGCGCGGCATGACGCTCGTCCGCGTCCGGGTCGACACCCTCGAAGGCAACCTGCACTCCGGCCAGTTCGGCGGCGCCGCCCCCGACGCACTGGGCGCGCTGATCCGCGTACTGGACTCGCTGCGCGCCGAGGACGGCTCGACGACGGTCGACGGGCTGACGGGCACCTCCCGTTGGGACGGCCTGCAGTACGACGAGGCGCAGTTCCGCAAGGACGCGAAGGTGCTCGACGGTGTGGAGCTGATCGGTTCGGGGACGGTCGCCGACCGCATCTGGGCGCGACCGGCCGTGACCGTGCTGGGCATCGACTGCCCGCCGGTGGTCGGCGCCACCCCGTCCGTGCAGGCGGGCGCCCGCGCGCTGGTCAGCCTGCGGGTGCCGCCGGGCGTGGACACGGTCGAGGCGACCAAGCTGCTCCAGGCCCACCTGGAGGCGCACACCCCGTGGGGCGCGCGCGTGCAGCTCGAACAGATCGGCCAGGGCCAGCCGTTCCGGGCCGACACGACCAGTCCGGCGTACGCGGCGATGGCGCAGGCGATGAGCGTCGCGTACGACGGGGCGGAGATGCAGTACGCCGGTCAGGGCGGCTCCATCCCGCTGTGCAACACCCTCGCGTCGCTGTATCCGCAGGCGGAGATCCTGCTCATCGGGCTGAGCGAGCCGGAGGCGCAGATCCACGCCGTGAACGAGAGCGTGTCACCCGAGGAGCTGGAGCGGCTGTCCGTCGCGGAGGCGCTGTTCCTGCGCAACTACGCGGCGAACTAG
- a CDS encoding MMPL family transporter produces the protein MSPHPCVESIPAPAFQWIFQRTVSGADDRGRDGSPAKGHTTMLTRLGRLAVRRSRAVLIGVLLTFLGLAAYGAGAQNDLDLARWSSPGTESVRAGDVLREEFGTGNPNLALLVTARDGDVDSARTREAARALAQEVERLPLVTDVTSYWDADSLALRGTDGRRALVLVRLEASATEAREQLATLSPRLTRTTPELTVQVGGQEEISRQVGEQARTDFLRAELFALPAVLLLLVLVYRRTTAALLTVAVGLLSVLGTLAGLRAIAQFTEVSTFAANLALVLGLGLGVDYSLFVISRYREERAAGRPGPDAVVRATAVAGRTVVFSGVTVAVSLSALLVFPFFFLSSFAYAGVLVVVTAVAGAVVFLPAALARWGHRVERPAARTSSGFWHRTALAAMRRPLLAGAGVLTVLLLAASPLLGLRFGLPDERALPDGTSSRTTSEIVHEEFPAEATDTIQVVLTKPITKSLTGAPTEAPTTTAATRAYATELSSIQGVFQVDAPSGTYRDGQRTGAPGQDRLTAPDGRVRLALVPTQETMRGDVPALVERVRDVPAPAGVLVGGYPGETTDFRATLLDRLPLAAGLVLGATYLILFLMTGSVLLPLKATVLNLLSLSVMFGCLVWVFQDGNLSGVLGFTPTGSIEPSIPVLMFCVAYGLSMDYEVFLLSRIKEEHDRTGDTGRAVAEGIRRSAPLITAAAGILALSFLSYATGGVVFLKELGIGTALTILVDATLIRVVLLPVTMRLAGRANWWAPKPLRRFRIKEAPEPEPEPERVLRREYV, from the coding sequence GTGTCCCCTCACCCATGCGTCGAGAGTATCCCGGCACCGGCGTTCCAGTGGATCTTCCAGCGGACGGTCAGCGGCGCCGACGACCGTGGCCGCGACGGATCCCCGGCGAAAGGCCACACCACGATGCTCACCCGGCTCGGCCGCCTGGCGGTGCGGCGCAGCCGCGCCGTCCTCATCGGCGTACTCCTCACCTTCCTCGGCCTCGCCGCCTACGGGGCCGGCGCCCAGAACGACCTGGACCTCGCGCGCTGGAGCTCGCCCGGCACGGAGTCGGTGCGCGCGGGGGACGTACTGCGCGAGGAGTTCGGCACCGGTAATCCCAACCTGGCACTGCTCGTCACGGCACGCGACGGCGACGTGGACAGCGCCCGCACACGGGAGGCGGCCCGCGCGCTCGCCCAGGAGGTGGAGCGGCTGCCCCTGGTCACCGACGTCACCTCGTACTGGGACGCCGACAGCCTCGCCCTGCGCGGCACCGACGGCCGTCGCGCGCTCGTCCTCGTCCGCCTCGAAGCAAGCGCCACGGAAGCACGCGAACAACTCGCCACACTCTCACCACGGTTGACGCGCACGACACCCGAGCTCACCGTCCAGGTGGGCGGCCAGGAGGAGATCTCGCGCCAGGTCGGCGAACAGGCCCGCACCGACTTCCTGCGCGCCGAACTCTTCGCACTGCCCGCCGTCCTGCTCCTCCTCGTCCTGGTCTACCGACGCACCACGGCAGCCCTGTTGACGGTCGCGGTCGGTCTGCTGTCCGTCCTCGGAACCCTCGCCGGGCTGCGCGCGATCGCGCAGTTCACCGAGGTGTCGACCTTCGCGGCGAACCTCGCCCTCGTCCTGGGCCTCGGACTCGGCGTCGACTACAGCCTGTTCGTCATCAGCCGGTACCGCGAGGAACGCGCGGCCGGGCGCCCGGGGCCCGACGCCGTCGTTCGGGCGACCGCGGTCGCCGGGCGCACGGTGGTGTTCAGCGGAGTGACGGTGGCGGTGTCGCTGAGCGCTCTGCTGGTGTTCCCGTTCTTCTTCCTCAGCTCGTTCGCGTACGCGGGTGTCCTCGTCGTGGTGACGGCGGTGGCCGGAGCGGTGGTCTTCCTGCCGGCTGCCCTGGCCCGCTGGGGCCACCGGGTCGAACGGCCCGCAGCCCGCACGTCGTCCGGCTTCTGGCACCGCACGGCACTGGCGGCCATGCGCCGCCCACTGCTCGCCGGCGCCGGAGTGCTCACCGTCCTGCTCCTCGCCGCCTCGCCCCTCCTCGGGCTGCGCTTCGGACTCCCCGACGAGCGGGCCCTCCCCGACGGGACCTCCTCGCGCACCACCTCCGAGATCGTGCACGAGGAGTTCCCCGCCGAGGCCACCGACACCATCCAGGTCGTCCTCACGAAACCGATCACGAAATCACTCACGGGTGCGCCCACCGAGGCGCCCACGACCACGGCCGCCACGCGCGCCTACGCCACCGAACTCTCCTCGATCCAGGGCGTGTTCCAGGTCGACGCCCCCTCCGGCACCTACCGAGACGGGCAGCGGACCGGAGCGCCGGGCCAGGACCGGCTGACGGCGCCCGACGGCCGCGTACGGCTGGCGCTGGTGCCCACTCAGGAGACGATGCGCGGAGACGTACCGGCGCTCGTCGAACGCGTCCGTGACGTCCCCGCACCCGCCGGCGTACTGGTCGGCGGCTACCCGGGCGAGACCACCGACTTCCGAGCCACGCTCCTCGACCGGCTGCCGCTCGCCGCCGGGCTCGTCCTCGGGGCGACGTACCTGATCCTCTTCCTGATGACCGGCAGCGTGCTGCTCCCCCTGAAGGCGACCGTCCTGAACCTGCTCAGCCTGTCCGTGATGTTCGGCTGCCTGGTGTGGGTCTTCCAGGACGGGAACCTCTCCGGAGTGCTCGGCTTCACGCCGACCGGTTCGATCGAGCCGAGCATCCCGGTGCTGATGTTCTGCGTGGCCTACGGCCTGTCCATGGACTACGAGGTGTTCCTGCTGTCCCGCATCAAGGAGGAACACGACCGCACCGGCGACACCGGGCGCGCGGTCGCCGAGGGCATCCGGCGCAGCGCCCCGCTGATCACGGCGGCGGCCGGCATCCTCGCGCTGTCCTTCCTGTCGTACGCGACCGGAGGCGTCGTCTTCCTGAAGGAGCTCGGCATCGGCACGGCCCTGACGATCCTCGTCGACGCGACCCTCATCCGGGTGGTCCTGCTGCCGGTGACGATGCGGCTCGCGGGGCGCGCGAACTGGTGGGCGCCGAAGCCGCTGCGCCGCTTCCGGATCAAGGAGGCGCCCGAGCCCGAGCCCGAGCCGGAGCGGGTACTCCGCCGGGAGTACGTGTGA
- a CDS encoding TetR/AcrR family transcriptional regulator — protein sequence MSTAKGARARARIEVTAAIKDEARRQLAEDGAAKLSLRAVARELGMVSSALYRYFPSRDDLLTALIIDAYDSLGAAAETAHAEVADAGPVRRWTAVCEAVREWALGHPHEYALIYGSPVPGYVAPATTVPAASRVGLLLIGILRDAQQGAGVALPPLPAELGPEARRLADDLAPDLPPAVVTALVAAWAQLYGLVGFELFGQFNRVVEDREPFFRHAVAQLGHGVGLVFPQDTGTGGRGSRAGS from the coding sequence ATGAGTACCGCCAAAGGAGCCCGCGCCCGAGCCCGGATCGAGGTCACCGCGGCCATCAAGGACGAGGCGCGCAGACAGCTCGCCGAGGACGGCGCGGCCAAGCTCTCCCTGCGGGCCGTGGCCCGCGAGCTCGGCATGGTCTCCTCCGCGCTGTACCGCTACTTCCCCAGCCGCGACGACCTGCTGACCGCGCTCATCATCGACGCCTACGACTCGCTCGGCGCCGCCGCCGAAACGGCGCACGCCGAGGTGGCCGACGCCGGACCGGTCCGCCGCTGGACCGCGGTGTGCGAGGCGGTGCGCGAGTGGGCTCTGGGGCACCCGCACGAGTACGCGCTGATCTACGGATCGCCCGTGCCCGGGTACGTCGCACCCGCCACCACCGTGCCGGCGGCGTCCCGCGTCGGGCTGCTCCTCATCGGCATCCTCCGGGACGCGCAACAGGGCGCAGGCGTCGCCCTTCCTCCGCTGCCCGCCGAACTCGGGCCCGAGGCGCGGAGGTTGGCCGATGACCTGGCCCCCGACCTGCCGCCCGCGGTGGTCACCGCGCTCGTCGCGGCCTGGGCGCAGCTCTACGGACTCGTCGGCTTCGAGCTGTTCGGGCAGTTCAACCGAGTCGTGGAGGACCGCGAGCCGTTCTTCCGGCACGCCGTCGCCCAACTCGGTCATGGTGTGGGCCTCGTGTTCCCTCAGGACACCGGCACGGGCGGCCGGGGCAGCAGGGCGGGATCCTGA
- a CDS encoding nitroreductase family deazaflavin-dependent oxidoreductase, protein MTTSTHVKKPGWFTVKVFNRTIAWMTRRGLSVWGSRVLAVRGRKSGEWRTTPVNLLTVDGTQYLVAPRGHVQWTHNMRVAGGGELHLGKKVDVFTAVEVADDDKVPLLRAYLKRWKAEVGVFFNGVGPDSSNEELRRIAPDHPVFRITVKS, encoded by the coding sequence ATGACCACGTCCACGCACGTGAAGAAGCCCGGCTGGTTCACCGTGAAGGTCTTCAACAGGACCATCGCCTGGATGACCCGCCGCGGCCTCAGCGTCTGGGGCTCCCGGGTCCTGGCCGTCCGCGGCCGCAAGAGCGGCGAGTGGCGCACCACCCCCGTCAACCTGCTGACCGTGGACGGCACGCAGTACCTCGTCGCCCCGCGCGGCCACGTCCAGTGGACGCACAACATGCGGGTCGCGGGCGGCGGCGAGCTGCACCTCGGCAAGAAGGTGGACGTGTTCACCGCCGTGGAGGTCGCCGACGACGACAAGGTCCCGCTGCTGCGCGCCTACCTCAAGCGGTGGAAGGCCGAGGTCGGCGTGTTCTTCAACGGCGTCGGCCCCGACTCGTCCAACGAGGAGCTGCGGCGCATCGCCCCCGACCACCCGGTCTTCCGGATCACCGTCAAGAGCTGA
- a CDS encoding sensor histidine kinase — MEEQRTRRWGGPPWAGGGPPRGRWHGPPWWNRRDEEEEGGGRPRWPWRSTLLLTVFVLVGSNFAAEQQPDREELDVLARILLFGGAALLLWRQRYPVAVVFGTAATALVYFSAGYPYGPIFLTVALACFSAIVAGQRWAAWTALGTLWVVHLLVGHWLYRWLPPKGDPVSSWGEEVAIAAWMIAILAVSELARVRREQWDRDRAERRQAAKRRADEERLRIARELHDVLAHSISVINVQAGVGLALLDSDPEQARTALTTIKAASKEALGEVRQVLDTLRTSGDAPRAPAPGLDRLPELVEQAAGAGLTVDVESGGDRRALPPGADLAAFRVIQEALTNVVRHSGSRHARVRVDYARDALTLRIDDDGPATGEDAGGSGNGLAGMRERAAALGGTIEAGPREDGGFRVLALLPLKNSRGTSGASAGTSERSEESLKLKEDR; from the coding sequence ATGGAAGAGCAGCGCACACGCCGGTGGGGTGGACCCCCCTGGGCCGGGGGCGGCCCGCCGCGGGGCCGGTGGCACGGACCCCCGTGGTGGAACCGCCGCGACGAGGAGGAAGAGGGCGGCGGCCGTCCGCGTTGGCCGTGGCGTTCGACGCTGCTCCTCACCGTGTTCGTCCTCGTCGGCAGCAACTTCGCCGCGGAGCAACAGCCCGATCGGGAAGAGCTCGACGTCCTCGCGCGGATCCTCCTCTTCGGGGGCGCCGCTCTGCTTCTGTGGCGGCAGCGGTATCCCGTGGCCGTGGTGTTCGGCACCGCGGCCACGGCGCTCGTCTACTTCAGCGCCGGATATCCGTACGGGCCGATCTTCCTTACGGTGGCGCTCGCGTGCTTCAGCGCGATCGTCGCGGGGCAGCGCTGGGCGGCCTGGACCGCGCTCGGCACGCTGTGGGTGGTCCATCTCCTGGTGGGGCACTGGCTCTACCGGTGGCTGCCGCCGAAGGGCGACCCGGTCTCCTCGTGGGGCGAGGAGGTTGCCATCGCCGCCTGGATGATCGCCATCCTCGCGGTCTCCGAACTCGCCCGGGTACGCCGTGAGCAGTGGGACCGCGACCGGGCGGAGCGTCGGCAGGCGGCCAAGCGGCGCGCCGACGAGGAGCGGCTGCGGATCGCCCGGGAACTGCACGACGTCCTGGCGCACAGCATCTCCGTCATCAACGTCCAGGCGGGTGTCGGCCTCGCGCTGCTCGACTCCGACCCCGAACAGGCGCGCACCGCGCTCACCACCATCAAGGCCGCGAGCAAGGAGGCCCTGGGGGAGGTGCGCCAGGTCCTCGACACGCTCCGTACGTCCGGAGACGCGCCGCGCGCGCCCGCGCCCGGCCTCGACCGGCTCCCCGAACTCGTCGAGCAGGCCGCGGGTGCCGGACTGACCGTCGACGTCGAGAGCGGGGGCGACCGCAGGGCCCTGCCGCCGGGTGCCGACCTCGCCGCCTTCCGCGTCATCCAGGAGGCGCTGACCAACGTCGTACGGCACTCCGGATCACGGCACGCCCGCGTGCGGGTCGACTACGCGCGCGACGCGTTGACGCTGCGTATCGACGACGACGGACCCGCGACGGGCGAGGACGCGGGCGGCAGCGGCAACGGGCTGGCCGGAATGCGGGAGCGGGCCGCGGCCCTGGGTGGCACGATCGAGGCCGGACCGCGCGAGGACGGAGGCTTCCGGGTGCTGGCCCTGCTGCCGCTCAAGAACTCGCGCGGGACGTCAGGGGCGTCGGCCGGGACGTCCGAGAGGTCCGAGGAATCCCTCAAGCTCAAGGAGGACCGGTGA
- a CDS encoding DUF6332 family protein encodes MGQTRGRRTQSERDEMTVEIGYALFSAAFAAAVAFGALAGPALLFDLPVTIEKIQLAAGTSLAAVLFVFRVASVLVRFRQPPQPNQPGRTRPDS; translated from the coding sequence ATGGGACAGACCAGGGGGCGGCGGACTCAGTCCGAGCGGGACGAGATGACCGTCGAGATCGGATACGCGTTGTTCAGCGCCGCGTTCGCCGCGGCGGTGGCGTTCGGAGCCCTGGCCGGACCCGCACTGCTCTTCGACCTGCCGGTCACCATCGAGAAGATCCAGCTCGCGGCCGGGACCTCACTCGCGGCCGTGCTCTTCGTCTTCCGGGTGGCCAGTGTGCTGGTCCGTTTCCGGCAGCCGCCTCAGCCCAACCAGCCCGGCCGCACCAGGCCCGACTCATAG
- a CDS encoding geranylgeranyl reductase family protein: MSSENSSDDAQRVWDVVVVGAGPAGASAAYAAAVAGRSVLLLEKAELPRYKTCGGGIIGPTRDALPPGFELPFQDRVHAVTFSLDGRFTRTRRSKQMLFGLINRPEFDQQLVEHAQKAGAELRTGVTVSRVEQHGSAVPDRRTVAVVLQDGETVLARAVVGADGSASRIGAHVGVKLDQVDLGLEAEIPVPETVAEDWKGRVLIDWGPLPGSYGWVFPKGDTLTVGVISARGEGAATKRYLEDFIARLGLAGFEPSISSGHLTRCRADDSPLSRGRVLVCGDAAGLLEPWTREGISFALRSGRLAGEWAVRIAEAHDAVDTRRQALNYAFAIKAGLGVEMSVGKSMLTIFQRRPGMFHAALTGFRPAWKAFAGITRGSTSLGELVRSHPMAGRALTALDR, translated from the coding sequence GTGAGCAGCGAGAACTCTTCGGACGACGCACAGCGGGTGTGGGACGTCGTCGTGGTCGGCGCGGGGCCTGCGGGCGCCTCGGCCGCCTATGCGGCAGCGGTCGCGGGGCGCAGCGTCCTGTTGCTGGAGAAAGCGGAGCTCCCCCGTTACAAGACGTGCGGCGGCGGCATCATCGGACCGACCCGTGACGCGTTGCCGCCCGGCTTCGAGCTGCCGTTCCAGGACCGGGTGCACGCGGTCACGTTCTCGCTCGACGGCAGGTTCACGCGCACCCGCCGCTCCAAGCAGATGCTCTTCGGGCTCATCAACCGGCCCGAGTTCGACCAGCAGCTCGTCGAGCATGCCCAGAAGGCGGGCGCCGAACTGCGTACGGGCGTCACGGTCTCGCGGGTGGAGCAGCACGGCTCGGCCGTCCCCGACCGGCGCACGGTGGCCGTCGTCCTCCAGGACGGCGAGACGGTGCTGGCCAGGGCCGTGGTCGGCGCGGACGGCAGCGCCAGCCGCATAGGGGCACACGTCGGGGTGAAGCTCGACCAGGTCGACCTCGGCCTGGAGGCGGAGATCCCGGTGCCGGAGACGGTCGCGGAGGACTGGAAGGGACGGGTCCTCATCGACTGGGGCCCCCTTCCCGGCAGTTACGGATGGGTGTTCCCCAAGGGCGACACACTCACCGTCGGAGTGATCTCGGCGCGGGGCGAAGGCGCCGCCACCAAGCGGTACTTGGAGGACTTCATCGCCCGGCTCGGCCTCGCCGGTTTCGAGCCGAGCATCTCGTCCGGGCATCTGACGCGCTGCCGTGCCGACGACTCGCCGCTGTCGCGGGGGCGGGTGCTGGTGTGCGGGGACGCGGCGGGGCTCCTGGAACCCTGGACCCGCGAGGGCATCTCCTTCGCGCTGCGCTCGGGGCGGCTCGCGGGGGAGTGGGCGGTGCGGATCGCGGAGGCGCACGACGCCGTGGACACGCGACGGCAGGCGCTGAACTACGCCTTCGCGATCAAGGCGGGACTGGGCGTCGAGATGAGCGTCGGCAAGAGCATGCTCACGATCTTCCAGCGGCGGCCCGGCATGTTCCACGCCGCGCTCACCGGTTTCCGGCCCGCCTGGAAGGCGTTCGCGGGCATCACCCGCGGATCCACCTCGCTGGGCGAGCTCGTACGTTCGCATCCGATGGCGGGGCGCGCCCTGACCGCGCTCGACCGGTGA
- a CDS encoding response regulator, translating to MIRVLLADDQSLVRAGFKALLDAQPDIEVAGEAADGEEALRAVRELRPDVVLMDIRMPLLDGLAATRRITDDDGLNDVKVVMLTTFELDEYVFEAIRSGASGFLVKDTEPEELLRAVRAVVEGDALLSPGVTRRLIAEFAARSKEPAAAGALAELTEREREVMALVGIGLSNDEIARRLVVSPLTAKTHVSRTMVKLGARDRAQLVVLAYESGLVRPGWLG from the coding sequence GTGATCCGCGTACTGCTCGCCGACGACCAGTCACTGGTCCGCGCAGGCTTCAAGGCACTCCTCGACGCACAGCCGGACATCGAGGTGGCCGGAGAGGCCGCCGACGGCGAGGAGGCGCTGCGCGCGGTGCGCGAACTGCGGCCGGACGTCGTCCTGATGGACATCCGCATGCCCCTGCTCGACGGCCTCGCCGCGACCCGCCGCATCACCGACGACGACGGCCTGAACGACGTCAAGGTGGTCATGCTCACCACCTTCGAGCTGGACGAGTACGTCTTCGAGGCCATCCGCTCCGGAGCGTCCGGCTTCCTCGTCAAGGACACCGAACCGGAGGAACTCCTGCGCGCCGTGCGGGCGGTGGTCGAGGGTGACGCACTGCTGTCGCCGGGTGTGACCCGTCGGCTGATCGCAGAGTTCGCGGCGCGCTCCAAGGAGCCCGCGGCCGCCGGGGCGCTGGCCGAACTCACCGAGCGGGAGCGGGAGGTGATGGCGCTGGTCGGCATCGGACTGTCGAACGACGAGATCGCGCGCCGGCTGGTCGTCAGCCCGCTGACCGCGAAGACCCACGTCAGCCGGACCATGGTGAAGCTGGGCGCCCGCGACAGGGCCCAACTGGTCGTGCTGGCCTATGAGTCGGGCCTGGTGCGGCCGGGCTGGTTGGGCTGA